Proteins from a single region of Desulfovibrio porci:
- a CDS encoding helix-turn-helix transcriptional regulator, translating into MASVSYQYSPSGGFEIVLCRDAARRFPWHLHAAHEVAGAALSGGLVLETPFGARRIRTGECFRIPRLRAHRLTLDPGTTLLTVCRASAPAAATVWRLSAARAVCAGLCPDCREQPLCARLLDTAPLTENLPAATPIQSVCSLLLSDPATPRPLARLAALTGYSPWHFLRRFRRETGLTPHAFQMLGRLRLARALLRTDTALAETAAAAGFTDQSHMHKAFRRQHNLTPKQFRLASLRLEA; encoded by the coding sequence ATGGCGTCCGTAAGCTATCAGTACTCGCCCTCCGGCGGCTTTGAGATCGTTCTTTGCCGCGACGCCGCGCGGCGCTTTCCCTGGCATCTGCACGCCGCGCATGAGGTGGCCGGCGCGGCGCTTTCCGGCGGTCTTGTGCTGGAAACCCCTTTTGGCGCACGGCGTATCCGAACCGGGGAATGCTTCCGCATTCCCCGGTTGCGCGCCCACAGGCTCACGCTGGATCCCGGCACAACCCTGTTGACCGTGTGCCGCGCGTCAGCTCCCGCCGCGGCAACGGTTTGGCGGTTGAGCGCGGCTCGCGCCGTCTGCGCCGGACTCTGCCCGGATTGCCGGGAGCAGCCCCTTTGCGCGCGTCTTCTGGATACGGCTCCGCTGACGGAAAATCTTCCGGCGGCAACGCCCATCCAAAGCGTATGCAGTCTGCTGCTCTCCGACCCCGCGACGCCCCGGCCGCTTGCACGGCTGGCCGCCCTGACCGGCTACAGCCCCTGGCATTTCCTCCGCCGCTTCCGCCGTGAAACCGGCCTGACGCCCCACGCCTTCCAGATGCTGGGCCGTCTGCGTCTGGCGCGCGCCCTGCTGCGGACGGATACGGCCCTGGCCGAAACCGCCGCTGCCGCCGGTTTTACGGATCAGAGCCATATGCACAAAGCCTTCCGGCGGCAGCACAACCTGACGCCGAAACAGTTCCGGCTGGCGAGCCTCAGGCTGGAAGCGTGA
- a CDS encoding radical SAM protein: MTAPRLEPHLVMADEGGNIYDDPDLLMVCRRGGQWGLPRPDELMPLPEESELFLLPGRRAVGLNPESGETEVLDQLAVAAFAAPAHTLSAHPAYESDANAPLLPLFAYGAVGFARGRFYVCARKVDQDPRQQFRRIPRGRIEQNVRRLLREHPDNRLIRHILNNCVLRYDCPAARNFALGRYEAPLPTSRACNARCVGCISAQDKDSPVAVTPQCRLAFTPEAAEIVEVMRLHQSREGATPIYSFGQGCEGDPLTNADLLVESVRLFRAGGGRGTVNCNTNASSPEAVARLAEAGLTSLRVSCNSARADLYRRYYRPANYSFADVRAAIREARQRGVFVSLNLLFFPGVTDTEEELEALARLVGENGVSMIQWRNLNIDPEWYFRLMGGDPDQGRALSMAPSMGLGVFMKRLKKLCPWLRYGYFNPYLGDAAEITAPLPGAWHMPEPDAKGGPDALLAQNERDEQDGDGE, translated from the coding sequence ATGACCGCGCCGCGTCTTGAACCGCATCTGGTCATGGCCGACGAGGGCGGCAACATCTATGACGATCCCGACCTGCTGATGGTCTGCCGCCGGGGCGGCCAGTGGGGTCTGCCGCGTCCGGACGAGCTGATGCCCCTGCCCGAGGAAAGCGAACTCTTTCTCCTGCCGGGCCGCCGGGCCGTGGGCCTGAATCCGGAAAGCGGCGAAACCGAAGTTCTGGACCAGCTGGCCGTGGCCGCCTTTGCCGCGCCCGCGCACACGCTTTCGGCCCACCCGGCCTATGAGAGCGACGCAAACGCGCCCCTGCTGCCCCTTTTCGCCTACGGCGCGGTGGGCTTCGCCCGAGGCCGCTTTTACGTCTGCGCCCGCAAGGTGGACCAGGACCCGCGCCAGCAGTTCCGCCGCATCCCGCGCGGCCGCATTGAGCAGAACGTGCGCCGGCTGTTGCGCGAGCACCCGGACAACCGCCTGATCCGCCATATCCTGAATAATTGCGTGCTGCGCTATGACTGCCCGGCGGCGCGCAACTTCGCGCTGGGCCGCTATGAAGCGCCGCTGCCCACCTCGCGTGCCTGCAACGCGCGCTGCGTGGGCTGCATCTCGGCCCAGGACAAGGATTCGCCCGTGGCCGTGACGCCCCAGTGCCGCCTGGCCTTCACGCCCGAGGCCGCTGAAATCGTGGAAGTCATGCGCCTGCACCAGAGCCGGGAGGGCGCGACGCCCATCTATTCCTTCGGCCAGGGCTGCGAGGGCGACCCCCTGACCAACGCGGACCTGCTGGTGGAAAGCGTGCGCCTGTTCCGCGCCGGAGGCGGCCGGGGCACGGTCAACTGCAACACCAACGCCTCCAGTCCCGAGGCCGTGGCGCGCCTGGCCGAAGCCGGGCTGACCAGCCTGCGGGTGAGCTGCAACAGCGCCCGCGCGGACCTCTACCGGCGTTACTACCGGCCCGCCAACTACAGCTTCGCCGACGTGCGCGCGGCCATCCGCGAGGCCCGTCAGCGCGGCGTCTTCGTCTCGCTCAACCTGCTCTTCTTTCCCGGCGTCACGGACACCGAGGAGGAGCTGGAAGCCCTGGCCCGCCTGGTGGGCGAAAACGGCGTGAGCATGATCCAGTGGCGCAACCTGAACATTGACCCGGAATGGTATTTCCGGCTGATGGGCGGCGACCCGGATCAGGGCCGCGCCCTGAGCATGGCCCCGAGCATGGGCCTGGGCGTATTTATGAAGCGGCTCAAGAAACTCTGCCCCTGGCTGCGCTACGGCTACTTCAATCCCTATCTGGGCGACGCGGCGGAGATTACGGCCCCTCTGCCCGGCGCGTGGCATATGCCCGAACCCGACGCCAAAGGCGGCCCGGACGCGCTTTTGGCCCAAAATGAGCGGGATGAGCAGGACGGGGACGGGGAATGA
- a CDS encoding adenylate kinase produces the protein MNILIFGPNGSGKGTQGNLIKQKYNLAHIESGAIFREHIGGGTELGKKAKAYIDRGDLVPDDITIPMVLETLKTKGKDGWLLDGFPRNMVQAEKLWDALQKEGLKLDYVVEILLPREVAKNRIMGRRLCKENNNHPNNIFIDAIKPDGDKCRVCGAPLSTRSDDQDEAAINKRHDIYYNTKDGTLAAAYFFKNLAAEGKTKYIELNGEGSIDSIKETLLSKLN, from the coding sequence GTGAATATCCTGATTTTCGGACCCAACGGCAGCGGCAAGGGCACCCAGGGCAATCTGATCAAACAAAAGTACAATCTTGCTCATATCGAATCCGGGGCCATTTTCCGCGAACACATCGGCGGCGGCACGGAACTGGGCAAAAAAGCCAAGGCCTACATTGACCGCGGCGACCTGGTGCCCGACGACATCACCATTCCCATGGTGCTGGAAACCCTGAAGACCAAGGGCAAGGACGGCTGGCTGCTGGACGGCTTCCCGCGCAACATGGTCCAGGCCGAGAAGCTGTGGGACGCGTTGCAGAAGGAAGGCCTCAAGCTCGACTACGTGGTGGAAATCCTGCTGCCGCGCGAAGTGGCCAAAAACCGGATCATGGGCCGCCGCCTCTGCAAGGAAAACAACAACCACCCCAACAATATCTTTATTGACGCCATCAAGCCCGACGGCGACAAGTGCCGCGTCTGTGGGGCGCCGCTTTCCACCCGCAGCGACGACCAGGACGAGGCGGCCATCAACAAGCGCCACGACATCTATTACAACACCAAGGACGGCACCTTGGCCGCGGCCTATTTCTTCAAGAATCTGGCCGCCGAAGGGAAGACCAAGTACATTGAGCTCAACGGCGAAGGCAGCATTGACTCCATCAAGGAGACCCTGCTTTCCAAGCTGAACTGA
- a CDS encoding branched-chain amino acid ABC transporter permease — translation MKRMPLYIALGALLCGLPLVCNSYWLDVCVMIGLYALLALSLNVILGQAGIFHMGHAAFFAVGAYVTAILNTLYQWPIFWTMPLAGAAAAFFALLVARPIIHLRGDYLLIVTIGIVEIVRIALINDIFGLTGGSNGIFGISRPRFFGFKIVKSVHFYYLVWGMVGASLLLFYGLWRSRFGRALNYIKEDDIAAEGCGVNVTRYKLLAFVLGAFWAGMAGTVYAAKMSTIAPESFNFMESVIIFAVVILSGGSQLGVLVSAFLFIGLPEVLREFSAARMLIFGLAMMIMMIWRPQGLLPPGPRHYAAPPGDVPPEGPAVPRAGDAPAEAGRPA, via the coding sequence ATGAAGCGCATGCCTTTGTATATCGCGCTGGGCGCGCTGCTCTGCGGGCTGCCCCTGGTCTGCAATTCCTACTGGCTGGACGTCTGCGTGATGATCGGTCTCTACGCCCTGCTGGCCCTCTCGCTGAACGTGATTCTGGGCCAGGCGGGCATCTTCCATATGGGGCACGCGGCCTTTTTCGCCGTGGGCGCGTATGTGACGGCCATTCTGAACACCCTGTACCAGTGGCCCATCTTCTGGACCATGCCCCTGGCGGGAGCGGCGGCGGCCTTTTTCGCCCTGCTGGTGGCCCGGCCCATCATCCATCTGCGCGGCGACTATCTGCTTATCGTGACCATCGGCATTGTGGAGATCGTGCGCATTGCCCTGATCAACGATATTTTCGGCCTGACCGGCGGCTCCAACGGCATTTTCGGCATCAGCCGTCCGCGTTTTTTCGGCTTCAAGATCGTCAAGAGCGTGCACTTTTATTATCTGGTCTGGGGCATGGTGGGCGCGAGCCTGCTGCTTTTTTACGGCCTCTGGCGCTCGCGTTTCGGGCGCGCGTTGAACTACATCAAAGAGGACGACATCGCGGCCGAGGGCTGCGGGGTCAACGTCACCCGCTACAAGCTGCTGGCCTTTGTGCTGGGGGCTTTCTGGGCGGGCATGGCGGGCACGGTCTATGCCGCCAAGATGAGCACCATCGCGCCGGAATCCTTTAATTTCATGGAATCCGTGATCATTTTCGCGGTGGTCATCCTTTCCGGCGGCAGTCAGCTGGGCGTCCTGGTCAGCGCCTTTCTGTTCATCGGCCTGCCGGAAGTGCTGCGCGAATTTTCCGCCGCGCGCATGCTGATTTTCGGTCTGGCCATGATGATCATGATGATCTGGCGGCCGCAGGGCCTGCTGCCGCCCGGCCCGCGCCATTACGCCGCGCCTCCCGGCGACGTCCCGCCGGAGGGCCCGGCGGTTCCGCGCGCCGGGGACGCGCCCGCTGAAGCCGGGAGGCCCGCATGA
- a CDS encoding flavodoxin — translation MSKILIVYGSSTGNTESIARKLEEQFAAAGQEVTVLNAADAAAEHLADGYDAVLFGASAWGEDDVELQDDFAPLFEEFGVMDLKGRKLAAFASGDRDYPHFCGAVDVIEARGKELGAEVLADGLRLEGDGGGSRDEIAAFVQEIVRKL, via the coding sequence ATGAGCAAAATTCTGATCGTCTACGGCTCCAGCACCGGCAACACGGAGAGCATCGCCCGCAAGCTTGAGGAACAGTTTGCCGCCGCCGGGCAGGAAGTGACTGTACTCAACGCCGCCGATGCCGCAGCTGAGCATCTAGCTGACGGCTATGACGCAGTGCTTTTCGGCGCGTCGGCCTGGGGCGAGGACGACGTGGAATTGCAGGATGATTTCGCGCCGCTGTTTGAAGAATTCGGCGTCATGGACCTCAAGGGCCGCAAACTGGCCGCGTTCGCCTCGGGCGACCGGGATTACCCGCACTTCTGCGGGGCCGTGGACGTCATTGAAGCGCGCGGCAAAGAACTGGGGGCCGAAGTGCTGGCCGACGGTCTGCGCCTGGAGGGCGACGGCGGCGGTTCCCGGGATGAAATCGCGGCCTTTGTCCAGGAGATTGTGCGCAAGTTGTAG
- a CDS encoding ABC transporter ATP-binding protein, with amino-acid sequence MSLLSLQEVTKVFGGLIAVNDLSFSVEAGSIVGLIGPNGAGKTTVFNCITGNYTPERGRIFFDGEPVTGLKPHHVVELGIARTFQSIRLFGKLPVLENVLAGRHCRMKAGLFACMLHTPGQRREEKAAVARCMEELRFVGLADRCGEAAGGLSYGNQRLLEIARALASDPRLLILDEPAGGMNDQETAVLVEIIRAIRERGVTVLLIEHDMRLVMQICEKLVVLEHGTLIAEGAPEAMRRHPAVIEAYLGADDEKW; translated from the coding sequence ATGAGTCTCTTGTCTCTTCAGGAAGTGACCAAGGTTTTCGGCGGGCTCATCGCCGTCAACGATCTTTCCTTTTCGGTGGAGGCGGGCAGCATCGTGGGCCTGATCGGGCCCAACGGCGCGGGCAAGACCACGGTGTTCAACTGCATTACCGGCAATTACACGCCGGAGCGGGGCCGGATCTTTTTTGACGGCGAGCCCGTCACCGGCCTGAAGCCCCACCATGTGGTGGAACTGGGCATCGCGCGCACCTTTCAGAGCATCCGCCTGTTCGGCAAACTGCCCGTGCTGGAAAACGTGCTGGCCGGACGGCATTGCCGGATGAAGGCCGGTCTGTTCGCCTGTATGCTGCACACTCCGGGCCAGCGCCGCGAGGAAAAGGCCGCCGTGGCCCGCTGCATGGAGGAACTGCGTTTCGTGGGCCTGGCCGACCGTTGCGGCGAGGCCGCCGGAGGCCTGTCCTACGGCAACCAGCGGCTGCTGGAAATCGCGCGCGCCCTGGCCTCGGACCCGCGCCTGCTGATCCTGGACGAACCCGCCGGGGGCATGAACGACCAGGAAACCGCGGTTCTGGTGGAGATCATCCGCGCCATCCGCGAGCGGGGCGTCACCGTGCTGCTTATTGAGCACGACATGCGCCTGGTCATGCAGATCTGCGAAAAACTGGTGGTGCTGGAGCACGGCACCTTGATCGCCGAGGGCGCGCCCGAGGCCATGCGCCGTCATCCGGCGGTGATCGAAGCCTATCTGGGCGCCGACGACGAGAAGTGGTGA
- a CDS encoding cupin domain-containing protein produces MKADLFHCFANGSLAASGNQWALADAPWTEHKDFPGVFLKNLAGPELTQGLLTCHLVRIEALQKIGRHTHGQRLELHEVVAGSGVCRTPEGEIAYAPGVMAVLPANVPHEVRAGEHGLCLFAKFVTLPA; encoded by the coding sequence ATGAAAGCGGATCTGTTCCACTGTTTTGCAAATGGCAGCCTGGCGGCTTCGGGTAATCAATGGGCTTTGGCCGACGCGCCCTGGACTGAACACAAGGATTTTCCCGGCGTGTTTCTGAAAAACCTGGCCGGGCCGGAGCTGACCCAAGGCCTGCTGACCTGCCATCTGGTCAGGATCGAAGCCCTGCAAAAGATCGGCAGGCATACGCACGGTCAACGTCTGGAATTGCATGAGGTTGTGGCGGGCAGCGGCGTCTGCCGGACGCCGGAAGGAGAGATCGCTTACGCGCCGGGCGTTATGGCGGTTCTGCCCGCCAATGTCCCGCACGAAGTGCGCGCCGGGGAACATGGCTTGTGCCTGTTCGCGAAATTCGTCACGCTTCCAGCCTGA
- a CDS encoding ABC transporter ATP-binding protein yields the protein MALLTLSDIRVRYGSVEVLHGINLHVEEGEIVTILGANGAGKSTTLLSISGLVRPFAGEIIFDGTPLLRLPSHEVVGLGIAQSPEGRRVFGAMSVLENLRLGAFCIRDKARSERTLEWIFDLFPRLLERKEQLAGTLSGGEQQMLAIGRALMAEPRLLLLDEPSLGLAPLLVRSIFETVRAINGRGVTVLLVEQNARAALKLATRGYVLEVGKVVMEDRAENLLADASVREAYLGG from the coding sequence ATGGCTCTGCTGACTCTTTCAGATATCCGGGTGCGTTACGGCAGCGTGGAAGTGCTGCACGGCATCAACCTGCACGTGGAGGAAGGCGAAATCGTCACCATCCTCGGCGCCAACGGCGCGGGCAAAAGCACCACCCTGTTGTCCATCAGCGGTCTGGTGCGGCCCTTTGCGGGCGAAATCATTTTTGACGGCACGCCGCTGTTGCGCCTGCCCAGCCACGAGGTGGTGGGCCTGGGCATTGCCCAGTCCCCTGAGGGCCGCCGGGTGTTCGGAGCCATGAGCGTGCTGGAAAATCTGCGTCTGGGCGCGTTCTGCATCCGGGACAAAGCCCGCAGCGAACGCACTCTGGAATGGATTTTCGATCTTTTCCCGCGCCTGCTGGAGCGCAAGGAACAACTGGCGGGCACGCTTTCCGGCGGCGAGCAGCAGATGCTGGCCATCGGCCGGGCTTTGATGGCCGAGCCGCGCCTGCTCCTGCTGGACGAGCCCTCGCTGGGGCTGGCTCCCTTGCTGGTGCGCTCCATCTTTGAAACCGTGCGGGCCATCAACGGGCGCGGGGTCACCGTGCTGCTGGTGGAGCAGAATGCCCGCGCCGCCCTGAAACTGGCCACGCGCGGCTATGTGCTGGAAGTGGGCAAGGTGGTCATGGAAGACCGCGCGGAAAACCTGCTGGCCGACGCCAGCGTGCGCGAAGCCTATCTGGGCGGGTAG
- a CDS encoding AsmA family protein gives MRIFLALLIALSVLLATAFYLLQRNPEALTRHYLDELSARTGLVFTVEGVDVVLLPVPSIAVSNASVEGKDLHFSVAYGTLRPDFLALLRGAFEPRNISLLRPRLRGALPLPLGDPEALAARFGGGGGGLPDLLDDCRMTIVQGEADLTGTDGARLQLGSLQCRLDTESPARVSGRVHLGAALLQRQGAPLIRLDNFLVEGESDLRRPLTATPKLLVSGALRWPPHLERFKLALNFQAGITGWTAHADLSGELAKDQELLPFALAGTAAMRGKEQSVSLERVQLEFGPDSGELSGTLRLPGAPQGFSLDGRLLLHRASLTQWLGFARNLAPGLQLALDNLTDGSLDFHLDGQGLKVPRIAVRCAGARFTGSGGVASWAKPEVALDLKAGRLNLGLAIPEAAGKPPLGPRFFHGPLTPLPGEPLQPGETGVNYDIRLAAASVDYGPLLIEDAKVVISPGKMDKNGLEDTLLAADARLYGGSIHGECILGGGREHPYAISMRFRDVNGAPLGKAMPVLPIKSGRLRADVDIMSQGRELAEFLGKLRGTVSARGERGSLRLPGSSGELAFSGMEVELKARSAAWEKGRLGLDGQWRGVLDSADLNGRADLNGRLWFSGDGGGNGNLDFQNLPGNLTLRLSPALSSLPEGLQADLSGDFSCQGARNQLAVGNAHASALGVELRGQAQVIGGKGGLGWQGSVSALSRDLSRTLRLAFNTAAKLPPALNKLSLEADFKGGPDTLSLSNIRAHLDQSAVGGSLTASLRKPQPDLNFNLGVDKLDLNRYLDDKKGEPTQKGAARPSGKKWDFRFMRGFSAKGELRVKELTGWRFKAQDIKLPLALENGLLSCGPNTARFYGALLQSRAKIDFSKGLRFESSLAVADFDLTAASRDRGGDAVLGGRGSISSEVRGALTGPGQLPAALDGAWRFTVRDGSYQKRGGDGELKGKPTLFGLASASGTITAGMVRTEDFNLQGPGLKVHGGGWIDLNSETLDCNFTVNMKNLPDFPLRLYGSLHDSKTSIGAGKLILNTIGGITSGFVDVLGGIVEGTWKLFR, from the coding sequence TTGCGCATCTTTCTGGCGCTGCTGATTGCGTTGTCGGTTCTGCTGGCGACAGCTTTCTATCTTTTGCAGCGCAATCCCGAAGCTCTCACCCGTCACTATCTGGATGAACTTTCCGCGCGCACCGGCCTGGTTTTTACCGTGGAAGGCGTGGACGTGGTGCTTTTGCCCGTGCCCTCCATCGCGGTGAGCAACGCTTCGGTGGAAGGGAAGGACCTGCACTTCTCCGTGGCCTACGGCACCCTGCGTCCTGACTTTCTGGCCCTGCTGCGCGGGGCCTTTGAGCCGCGCAATATATCCTTGCTGCGGCCCCGGCTGCGCGGCGCGCTGCCTCTGCCCCTGGGGGATCCGGAGGCGCTGGCGGCGCGTTTTGGCGGCGGGGGCGGCGGTTTGCCCGACCTGCTTGATGACTGCCGCATGACCATCGTCCAGGGCGAGGCCGATCTGACGGGCACGGACGGCGCGCGCCTGCAACTGGGCAGCCTGCAATGCCGCCTGGACACGGAATCTCCGGCCCGCGTCAGCGGCCGCGTGCATCTGGGCGCGGCCCTCTTGCAGCGGCAGGGGGCGCCCCTGATCCGTCTGGACAATTTTCTGGTTGAAGGGGAGAGCGACCTGCGCAGACCGCTCACGGCCACGCCCAAGCTGCTGGTCAGCGGCGCGCTGCGCTGGCCGCCCCATCTGGAGCGATTCAAGCTGGCGCTGAATTTTCAGGCCGGAATCACGGGCTGGACCGCGCACGCGGATCTGAGCGGAGAGCTGGCCAAGGATCAGGAACTGTTGCCCTTTGCGCTGGCCGGTACGGCGGCCATGCGCGGCAAGGAACAAAGCGTCAGCCTGGAGCGGGTGCAGCTGGAATTCGGGCCGGACAGCGGGGAACTCAGCGGCACGCTGCGCCTGCCCGGCGCGCCGCAGGGCTTCAGCCTGGACGGCCGCCTGCTGCTGCACCGCGCGAGCCTGACCCAGTGGTTGGGTTTTGCCCGCAACCTCGCGCCCGGCCTGCAACTGGCCCTGGACAATCTCACTGACGGCAGCCTGGATTTTCATCTGGACGGCCAGGGCCTGAAAGTGCCGCGCATCGCGGTGCGCTGCGCCGGGGCGCGTTTTACCGGCTCCGGCGGCGTGGCCAGCTGGGCCAAACCGGAAGTGGCTTTGGACCTCAAGGCGGGCCGCCTCAATCTGGGACTGGCCATTCCCGAGGCTGCGGGCAAGCCGCCGCTGGGTCCCCGTTTTTTCCACGGCCCGCTGACGCCCCTGCCGGGCGAACCTCTTCAGCCCGGCGAAACCGGCGTGAACTACGACATCCGGCTGGCCGCCGCCAGCGTGGATTACGGTCCCCTGCTCATTGAGGACGCCAAGGTGGTCATCAGCCCCGGCAAGATGGACAAAAACGGCCTGGAGGACACCCTGCTTGCGGCGGACGCGCGGCTCTACGGCGGCAGCATACATGGCGAGTGCATTCTGGGCGGCGGGCGCGAGCATCCCTATGCCATCAGCATGCGTTTCCGCGACGTGAACGGTGCGCCCCTGGGCAAGGCCATGCCCGTATTGCCGATCAAAAGCGGCCGTTTGCGGGCCGATGTGGACATCATGAGCCAGGGCCGCGAGCTGGCGGAATTTCTGGGCAAGCTCCGCGGCACGGTGAGCGCGCGCGGCGAGCGGGGAAGCCTGCGCCTGCCCGGTTCGTCCGGCGAGCTGGCGTTCAGCGGCATGGAGGTTGAGCTCAAGGCGCGTTCCGCCGCCTGGGAAAAGGGCCGTCTGGGCCTGGACGGCCAGTGGCGCGGCGTGCTGGACAGCGCGGACCTCAACGGCCGGGCGGATCTGAACGGCAGGCTCTGGTTCAGCGGCGACGGCGGCGGCAACGGCAATCTGGATTTCCAGAATCTGCCCGGCAATCTGACCTTGCGCCTGAGCCCGGCGCTCAGCTCGCTGCCCGAGGGCTTGCAGGCGGACCTCAGCGGCGATTTTTCCTGCCAGGGCGCGCGCAATCAGCTCGCGGTCGGCAACGCGCATGCCAGCGCTTTGGGCGTGGAGCTGCGGGGGCAGGCCCAGGTCATCGGCGGCAAGGGCGGGCTGGGCTGGCAGGGCTCGGTTTCGGCGCTCAGCCGGGATCTGAGCCGCACCCTGCGCCTGGCGTTCAACACGGCGGCCAAGCTGCCGCCCGCCCTGAACAAACTCAGCCTGGAAGCGGACTTCAAGGGCGGTCCGGACACGCTCTCGCTCAGCAATATCCGCGCCCACCTGGACCAGAGCGCGGTCGGCGGTTCGCTGACCGCCTCCCTGCGCAAGCCGCAACCGGACCTGAATTTTAATCTCGGCGTGGACAAGCTCGACCTGAACCGCTACCTGGACGACAAAAAGGGCGAGCCGACCCAAAAGGGCGCTGCCAGGCCGTCGGGCAAAAAGTGGGATTTCCGCTTCATGCGCGGCTTCAGCGCCAAAGGCGAACTGCGCGTCAAGGAACTGACCGGCTGGCGCTTCAAAGCGCAGGATATCAAGTTGCCGCTTGCGCTGGAGAACGGTCTGCTGAGCTGCGGGCCCAACACGGCCCGTTTTTATGGCGCGCTCCTGCAAAGCCGGGCCAAAATAGATTTCAGCAAGGGCCTGCGTTTTGAAAGCTCTCTGGCCGTGGCGGACTTCGATCTGACCGCCGCCAGCCGGGACCGGGGCGGCGACGCGGTTCTGGGAGGCCGGGGCAGCATCAGCTCCGAGGTACGGGGCGCGCTGACCGGACCGGGCCAACTGCCCGCCGCTCTGGACGGCGCCTGGCGCTTCACCGTGCGCGACGGTTCCTACCAGAAACGCGGCGGCGACGGCGAGCTCAAGGGCAAACCCACGCTCTTCGGCCTGGCCTCGGCCTCGGGCACTATCACTGCCGGTATGGTCCGCACCGAGGATTTCAACCTTCAGGGGCCGGGCCTTAAAGTGCATGGCGGCGGCTGGATAGACCTGAACAGCGAGACGCTGGACTGCAACTTTACCGTGAATATGAAAAATCTGCCTGACTTTCCCCTGCGCCTCTACGGCAGCCTGCACGACAGCAAAACCTCCATCGGCGCGGGCAAGCTGATTCTGAACACCATCGGGGGCATCACCTCGGGCTTTGTGGACGTGCTGGGGGGCATTGTCGAGGGCACCTGGAAGCTGTTCCGCTAG
- a CDS encoding glycosyltransferase family protein, with amino-acid sequence MQRLLWIGSPFFCQALQSCGWQDVALHNFEDARVFCWEDLVRLAGFTPDVLVVADKSRPPFVLGMERFPCLTVFYSVDSHIHSWQPLYAQGFDACLVSLRGHLERFSGPFLPPERVWWSPPFAQDEDQPRPDAPKLWDCLFVGTVNENTPRRAAFLQSLAGRLPGLHVQRGNYRALFPQGRILLNHCEHGDLNFRVFEAMGCGGCLLTPRVGHGLTELFVDGEHLVGYAPDDVGDALFRIGLLLKNPELMTYIGETALAEINAGHRARHRAQAFTDHLCDLWMQDAGALIAARQARAAAIREECLKMPYLLWAEELAEPALRQAYLAAARGNFGSAV; translated from the coding sequence ATGCAACGTCTGTTATGGATCGGCAGCCCGTTTTTCTGCCAGGCCCTGCAATCCTGCGGCTGGCAGGACGTGGCCCTGCATAATTTCGAAGACGCCCGCGTGTTCTGCTGGGAGGATCTGGTGCGTCTGGCCGGTTTCACGCCGGACGTGCTGGTGGTGGCGGATAAAAGCCGCCCGCCTTTCGTACTGGGGATGGAGCGCTTTCCCTGCCTGACGGTTTTTTACAGCGTGGATTCGCATATCCACAGCTGGCAGCCCCTGTACGCCCAGGGCTTCGACGCCTGCCTGGTTTCCCTGCGCGGCCATCTGGAGCGCTTTTCCGGCCCCTTTTTGCCGCCCGAGCGGGTCTGGTGGTCGCCGCCCTTCGCCCAAGACGAGGACCAGCCGCGACCCGATGCGCCCAAGCTCTGGGATTGCCTGTTCGTGGGCACGGTCAACGAAAACACGCCCCGGCGCGCCGCTTTTCTGCAAAGTCTGGCGGGCCGCCTGCCGGGCCTGCATGTGCAACGCGGCAATTATCGCGCGCTTTTCCCGCAGGGACGCATCCTGCTCAATCATTGTGAACACGGGGATCTGAATTTCCGGGTCTTTGAAGCCATGGGCTGCGGCGGTTGCCTGCTGACGCCGCGCGTGGGCCACGGCCTGACCGAGCTTTTCGTGGACGGCGAGCACCTGGTGGGCTACGCGCCGGACGATGTGGGCGACGCGCTGTTCCGTATCGGACTGCTGCTTAAAAATCCCGAGCTGATGACCTATATCGGGGAAACGGCCCTGGCCGAGATCAATGCCGGACACCGCGCGCGGCACCGGGCCCAAGCCTTTACGGACCATCTCTGCGATCTCTGGATGCAGGACGCCGGAGCGTTGATCGCCGCGCGCCAGGCCAGGGCCGCAGCCATCCGCGAGGAATGCCTGAAAATGCCCTACCTGCTCTGGGCCGAGGAACTGGCGGAACCGGCTCTCAGGCAAGCCTATCTGGCCGCGGCCAGAGGAAATTTCGGGTCGGCGGTCTGA